From Apium graveolens cultivar Ventura chromosome 9, ASM990537v1, whole genome shotgun sequence, the proteins below share one genomic window:
- the LOC141684473 gene encoding cell division cycle 5-like protein, protein MRIMIKGGVWKNTEDEILKAAVMKYGKNQWARISSLLVRKSAKQCKARWYEWLDPSIKKTEWTREEDEKLLHLAKLMPTQWRTIAPIVGRTPSQCLERYEKLLDAACAKDENYEPGDDPRKLRPGEIDPNPESKPARPDPVDMDEDEKEMLSEARARLANTRGKKAKRKAREKQLEEARRLASLQKRRELKAAGIDNRHRKRKRKGIDYNAEIPFEKKPPPGFYDVTDESQTVEQPKFPTTIEELEGEKRSDKEARLRKQDAARNKIAQRQDAPAAILQANKLNDPEAVRKRPKMNLPTPQIPDHELEHIAKIRLPASSEELTEGSGATRALLADYAQTPRQGATSLRTPQRTPAGKQDAIMMEAENQARLRLSQTPLLGGENPELHPSDFSGVTPRKMEIQTPNVMMTPSVTPSPGGAGLTPRIGMTPSRDGPLFGMTPKGTPIRDELHINDDMDMHDSAKLELRRQADLRRNLRSGLTSLPQPKNEYQIVVQPIPEDNEEPEEKMEEDMSDRIAREKAEEDARLQALLKKRSKVLQRELPRPPASSLELLKNSLLRADEGKSSFVPPTLIEQADEMVRKELVSLLEHDNIKYPTDEKVQKEKKKGPKRTAKGNAALVPFIDQFEEDELKEADHLISEESKFLCTAMGHESESLDEFVEAHNTCLNDIMYFPTRNSYGLSSVAGTMEKVAALQDEFENVRSRMDDDTKKAQRLEQKIKLLTNGYQHRATNLWSQIEATFKLMDDAGTELKCFQALRNQEQLAASHRVNTLWEEVQKQKELEQTLQKRYGNLLSEQERIQSMMNEFRAQAIVQEENAAKQRALELAEAAEKQHALEVAEAVEKQHALEAVEKQHALEAVEKQHVLEVTEAAEKHALEVAEDAEKQHALESDEAEEKQHSVVVAEMEEQIVVELTEPETEAPERPITEVKLAGYHIAEPAKGQEEILGNQQSLKENAAVASCEAIGLAEAKDGENFLEGMTVTTSVSQTVTNEEIKQE, encoded by the exons ATGAGGATAATGATTAAGGGAGGGGTGTGGAAGAACACCGAAGATGAGATCTTGAAAGCGGCTGTTATGAAATATGGCAAGAATCAATGGGCTCGTATCTCTTCTCTCCTTGTCAGGAAATCTGCTAAGCAATGTAAGGCTCGTTGGTACGAGTGGCTCGATCCTTCCATCAAAAAG ACTGAGTGGACCAGAGAAGAAGATGAGAAACTACTCCACTTGGCAAAGCTTATGCCCACTCAATGGAGGACAATCGCTCCAATTGTTGGTCGTACTCCATCACAATGTCTTGAGCGTTATGAGAAACTCCTTGATGCAGCATGTGCTAAAGATGAGAACTATGAGCCAGGAGATGATCCCCGGAAGTTGCGTCCTGGGGAGATCGATCCTAACCCAGAGTCGAAGCCTGCTCGTCCTGATCCTGTTGATATGGATGAGGATGAGAAAGAAATGCTTTCAGAAGCACGAGCTCGGCTAGCCAATACGAGGGGAAAAAAGGCAAAAAGAAAAGCTAGggaaaagcagcttgaagaggCTAGACGGCTTGCATCTTTGCAGAAAAGGAGGGAATTGAAGGCAGCAGGAATTGATAATAGGCATAGAAAGAGGAAAAGGAAGGGCATCGACTATAATGCTGAAATTCCCTTCGAGAAAAAGCCGCCTCCAGGCTTTTACGATGTTACGGACGAAAGTCAAACAGTTGAACAGCCAAAGTTCCCAACAACAATTGAGGAACTTGAAGGTGAAAAAAGGTCTGATAAGGAAGCCCGATTGAGAAAGCAAGACGCTGCAAGGAATAAAATTGCGCAGAGGCAGGATGCGCCTGCAGCCATACTTCAAGCAAACAAGCTCAATGATCCGGAAGCAGTTAGAAAGAGGCCAAAAATGAATCTTCCTACACCTCAGATTCCAGACCATGAACTGGAGCATATTGCAAAAATTAGGCTTCCTGCTTCAAGTGAAGAACTCACAGAAGGGAGTGGCGCGACACGTGCTCTTCTTGCAGACTACGCACAGACACCACGACAGGGAGCAACCTCATTACGAACCCCACAAAGAACTCCTGCAGGTAAGCAGGATGCAATAATGATGGAAGCAGAAAACCAGGCCAGGTTAAGACTGTCTCAGACACCGTTGCTAGGAGGAGAGAACCCAGAACTGCACCCTTCCGATTTTTCAGGGGTTACTCCAAGGAAGATGGAAATTCAAACGCCAAATGTTATGATGACTCCTTCAGTAACTCCTAGTCCTGGAGGTGCAGGTCTAACTCCTAGAATCGGAATGACACCTTCAAGGGACGGTCCTTTATTTGGTATGACCCCTAAAGGAACTCCAATCAGGGATGAGCTACATATCAATGATGATATGGATATGCATGACAGTGCTAAACTTGAGTTGCGAAGACAAGCTGATTTGAGACGGAATCTGCGTTCTGGTTTGACCAGCCTTCCGCAACCAAAAAATGAATATCAGATTGTGGTTCAACCGATTCCAGAAGACAATGAAGAGCCGGAAGAAAAGATGGAAGAAGATATGTCTGATAGGATTGCTAGAGAAAAAGCTGAGGAGGACGCCAGGCTGCAAGCTTTACTTAAAAAGAGGTCGAAAGTACTGCAGAGGGAGCTCCCCAGACCTCCTGCTTCCTCATTGGAGCTTTTAAAAAATTCTTTGCTTCGGGCTGATGAGGGTAAGAGCTCCTTTGTTCCTCCTACTTTGATTGAACAAGCTGATGAGATGGTAAGAAAGGAGCTCGTGTCGTTACTTGAGCATGATAACATCAAGTATCCAACTGATGAAAAAGTTcagaaggagaagaagaaaggTCCAAAGCGGACTGCAAAGGGAAATGCTGCTCTTGTCCCCTTTATAGATCAATTTGAAGAGGACGAGTTAAAGGAG GCTGATCACTTAATCAGTGAAGAGTCCAAATTTCTTTGTACGGCGATGGGTCATGAGAGTGAATCTCTTGACGAGTTCGTTGAAGCACACAACACTTGCTTAAATGATATTATGTATTTCCCTACTCGCAATTCTTATGGTCTGTCGAGTGTCGCCGGAACCATGGAGAAGGTTGCTGCGTTGCAGGATGAATTTGAAAATGTGAGGAGCAGGATGGATGATGATACTAAAAAGGCTCAGCGCCTTGAACAGAAGATTAAGCTTTTAACAAATGGTTATCAG CATAGAGCTACAAACCTGTGGTCACAGATTGAGGCAACTTTCAAGTTAATGGACGATGCTGGAACAGAGCTTAAGTGCTTCCAAGCTTTGCGGAATCAGGAGCAGCTTGCAGCATCTCACAGGGTTAATACGCTCTGGGAAGAAGTCCAGAAGCAGAAAGAGCTTGAGCAAACTTTACAAAAACGGTATGGTAATCTTTTGTCAGAGCAAGAAAGAATTCAGAGCATGATGAATGAATTCAGAGCACAAGCAATAGTTCAGGAAGAGAATGCAGCAAAGCAGCGTGCTCTTGAGTTGGCCGAGGCTGCGGAGAAGCAGCATGCTCTTGAGGTGGCTGAGGCTGTGGAAAAGCAGCATGCTCTTGAGGCTGTGGAAAAGCAGCATGCTCTTGAGGCTGTGGAAAAGCAACATGTTCTTGAGGTGACTGAGGCTGCGGAGAAGCATGCTCTTGAGGTGGCCGAGGATGCGGAGAAGCAGCATGCTCTTGAGTCTGATGAGGCAGAGGAAAAGCAGCACAGTGTTGTGGTAGCTGAGATGGAGGAACAGATCGTTGTTGAGCTGACTGAGCCTGAGACTGAAGCACCTGAAAGGCCGATCACTGAAGTGAAACTTGCAGGGTACCACATTGCCGAGCCGGCCAAAGGCCAGGAAGAAATCTTGGGAAACCAGCAATCCCTCAAGGAAAATGCGGCTGTGGCTTCATGTGAAGCAATAGGCTTGGCTGAGGCTAAGGATGGTGAAAATTTTCTCGAAGGCATGACTGTTACAACTTCAGTCAGTCAAACTGTGACAAACGAGGAGATCAAACAAGAATAA